Proteins encoded together in one Miscanthus floridulus cultivar M001 chromosome 16, ASM1932011v1, whole genome shotgun sequence window:
- the LOC136510588 gene encoding uncharacterized protein encodes MWFKKVLIDGGNALNILFAAALTELGLTKDDLVHVDSLFWGIIPGRTTQPLGQITLPVQFGSADHFRTKYMNFFVADFDIAYHTILGRPALAKFMVVLYYVYLVLKIPMEQGVLTLRTNISTAYECEREGLTLTEAMDLSARMEACIAGSKKAHMT; translated from the coding sequence ATGtggttcaagaaggtcctcatcgatggtgggaatgccctcaatatcctctttgccgcagccctaactgagttaggcCTCACAAAGGATGATCTTGTCCATGTTGATTCTCTATTTTGGGGTATTATACCTGGCAGAACGACCCAACCTTTGGGGCAGATCACCTTGCCAGTCCAGtttggcagcgctgaccacttccGTACTAAGTACATGAATTTCTTTGTGGCAGACTTTGACAtcgcctaccacaccatccttggccgaccagctctcgccaagttcatggtcgtgctcTATTATGtttatctagtgttgaagattcCAATGGAGCAGGGCGTCCTCACCCTGCGCACCAACATCTCCACCGCCTACGAATGTGAAAGAGAAGGACTCACCCTCACTGAAGCAATGGATCTCTCAGCAAGAATGGAGGCTTGCATTGCTGGCTCTAAGAAGGCCCATATGACATAA